The genomic interval GGGGACGGTCCGCGGGTCGGCGGACTCGCTGTCGCCGACGTCGCCCGGCGAGGAGTCCCGACCGCCGAAAAGATGGTTTCAAGTCGCGCCCGCCGGTACTCCGAGGTATGAATCCCGGCGACCGCGTCCGCGTCGAGCGGGCCGACCAGACCTACGAGGGCGTACTGCTCCCCTCCTCGACGACCGACCACCTCGTCGTGAAGCTCGAAGGCGGGTACAACGTCGGCGTCGACCGCGAGGACGCCGACGTGGACGTGCTCGAAACCGAGGTGTACGACATCGAGACCGGCGAGACGGGCGACTCGTCGGTCGTGGAGTTCGACCCCGACCTCCCCACAATCGCGCTCATCTCGACCGGCGGCACCATCGCCTCGACGGTCGACTACCGGACCGGCGCGGTCACCGCGCAGTTCGACGCCGAGGACGTGCTCCGGGCGGTTCCGGACCTCGCGGGCCGGGCGAACTACCGCGGTCGCGTGGTCGCCAACATCCTCAGCGAGAACATGACCCCCGACGTGTGGCAGGACCTCGCTCGCGCGGTGTACGAGGAGATCGAAGCGGGTGCCGACGGCGTGGTCGTGATGCACGGCACCGACACGATGCAGTTCACCGCGTCTGCGCTCTCGTTCATGCTCGACACGCCGGTTCCCGTGGTGTTCACGGGGAGCCAGCGCTCCGCGGACAGGCCCTCCTCGGACAACGTGATGAACGCGGTCTGCGCCGTGGAGGCCGCCAAGGCCGACGCCGCCGAGGTGATGGTCTGCATGCACGCCACCGAAAGCGACGACGCCTGCGCGCTCCACCGCGGGACGCGAGTCCGGAAGAACCACACCTCCCGCCGGGACGCCTTCGAGACGGTCGGCGCGAAACCGCTCGGCGAGGTCGAGTACGGCGACGACGAGGTGACGGTCTCGTTCCGTGGCGAGGCGCGAAGCGCCTCGGAAGATTCGAGCGGGCGGAGCCCGCGAGACTACGCCGAGCGCGGCGAGACCGACCTCGATATCGCGCCCGACCTCGAATCCGACGTGGAACTGTTGAAGTTCACGCCCGGCATGGACGAGTCGGCCCTCGACGTCGCCGAGGGGAAGGCGGGCCTCGTCCTCGAAGGCACGGGTCTGGGCCACGTCCACTCCGACTGGACCGACCGCATCGCCGAACTCGTGGACGCGGGCACCACGGTCGTGATGACCAGCCAGTGCATCGAGGGCCGGGTC from Halorussus salilacus carries:
- the gatD gene encoding Glu-tRNA(Gln) amidotransferase subunit GatD, whose product is MNPGDRVRVERADQTYEGVLLPSSTTDHLVVKLEGGYNVGVDREDADVDVLETEVYDIETGETGDSSVVEFDPDLPTIALISTGGTIASTVDYRTGAVTAQFDAEDVLRAVPDLAGRANYRGRVVANILSENMTPDVWQDLARAVYEEIEAGADGVVVMHGTDTMQFTASALSFMLDTPVPVVFTGSQRSADRPSSDNVMNAVCAVEAAKADAAEVMVCMHATESDDACALHRGTRVRKNHTSRRDAFETVGAKPLGEVEYGDDEVTVSFRGEARSASEDSSGRSPRDYAERGETDLDIAPDLESDVELLKFTPGMDESALDVAEGKAGLVLEGTGLGHVHSDWTDRIAELVDAGTTVVMTSQCIEGRVCDRVYDTGRDLLDAGVVEGEDMLPGTAKVKLMWALANGEDPATTVREPIAGEITDRSVPWE